In one Zobellia galactanivorans genomic region, the following are encoded:
- a CDS encoding nucleoid-associated protein, giving the protein MINLYPTQIETISLHRVGNKNKSEGIFLSEEPFSLNDETTGLLKEYFFKPFREKEENYFKLTNDVDVEFNELYKIVSAIFDDPESMHANSKKIATHLFEQSNHPHIKSGEVYVAHLSNVMLDNVKTEAIGIFKSELKHDFLQFEERGNNLDIVIQQGININKLDKGCLIFNVNKEEGYKVLSVDSNRYDTKYWLENFLGVDPLADENFYTKNYLKFCQNFAKDVVLPAEDKQQEVLFMNRAVNHFAKNDAFEETNFLNEVLENPELVPEFKHYKEEKGPKYSIEDVSNFDIANKAVSDARKKIKNVINLDTNIQIKMDFINPESAEKFVEKGWDEERQMYYYLVYFNKEEKS; this is encoded by the coding sequence ATGATTAACCTCTACCCTACCCAAATCGAAACGATTTCCCTGCACCGAGTGGGGAACAAGAATAAGAGTGAAGGTATTTTTCTTTCCGAAGAACCCTTCTCGCTCAATGATGAGACCACTGGTCTTTTAAAAGAGTATTTCTTCAAGCCTTTCCGCGAAAAAGAGGAGAACTATTTTAAATTGACGAATGATGTAGATGTAGAGTTCAACGAACTTTACAAGATCGTTTCCGCCATATTCGACGACCCGGAGAGCATGCATGCCAATTCGAAAAAAATTGCCACCCACCTTTTCGAACAATCGAACCACCCACATATTAAGAGCGGAGAGGTTTACGTGGCCCATTTATCAAACGTAATGCTCGACAATGTCAAGACCGAAGCCATCGGTATCTTTAAAAGCGAGCTTAAGCACGACTTTCTTCAGTTTGAAGAAAGGGGCAACAACCTAGATATCGTTATTCAACAAGGTATCAATATAAATAAGCTCGACAAGGGCTGTCTTATTTTTAATGTCAATAAGGAGGAAGGATATAAAGTACTTTCCGTAGACAGCAACCGCTACGACACCAAATACTGGCTCGAAAACTTTTTGGGTGTCGACCCCTTGGCCGATGAGAATTTCTACACCAAAAACTACTTGAAATTTTGTCAGAATTTCGCCAAAGACGTGGTATTACCTGCCGAAGACAAACAGCAAGAAGTGCTTTTCATGAATCGCGCAGTCAACCATTTTGCCAAAAACGATGCTTTTGAAGAGACCAATTTTTTAAACGAGGTACTCGAAAACCCCGAATTGGTGCCCGAATTCAAACATTACAAAGAAGAAAAAGGCCCAAAATACAGTATTGAAGATGTCTCCAATTTTGACATTGCCAACAAAGCGGTTTCCGATGCCCGTAAAAAGATAAAGAACGTCATCAACCTTGACACCAATATTCAGATAAAAATGGATTTTATCAACCCTGAGTCGGCAGAAAAATTTGTTGAAAAAGGGTGGGACGAAGAACGTCAGATGTACTATTACTTGGTATACTTCAACAAAGAGGAAAAAAGCTAG
- a CDS encoding IS1096 element passenger TnpR family protein has protein sequence MIYKIRVILDAQEDIFRDLEIEASTSMEEFHNAIAQSFGFLGNEMASFYTCDEEWNQDEEIALFDMSENGSDVRLMNETFLEDVMTEESPKLIYVYDFLSMWTFYVELADIVSYEAGITYPNLLFSFGELPETPPEKNFESKPTFDFDDTFENYDDLDFDENWN, from the coding sequence ATGATTTATAAGATACGTGTCATTTTAGATGCCCAAGAGGATATTTTCAGAGACCTCGAAATAGAGGCCAGTACTTCTATGGAAGAGTTTCACAATGCCATAGCACAGTCTTTTGGCTTTTTGGGCAATGAAATGGCCTCGTTTTATACCTGTGACGAAGAATGGAACCAAGACGAAGAAATAGCCCTTTTCGACATGAGTGAAAACGGGTCTGACGTTCGTTTGATGAACGAAACCTTCTTAGAGGATGTCATGACCGAAGAGAGTCCGAAACTTATCTATGTCTACGACTTTTTGAGTATGTGGACATTTTATGTCGAACTCGCCGATATTGTTTCCTATGAGGCCGGCATAACCTACCCGAACCTGTTGTTCAGTTTTGGGGAACTTCCGGAAACCCCTCCGGAAAAAAACTTTGAGTCGAAGCCTACCTTCGATTTCGACGATACCTTTGAAAATTACGATGATTTAGATTTTGATGAAAACTGGAACTGA
- a CDS encoding COX15/CtaA family protein — MQKKFRQVAKVALVLVYFVIIAGAVVRMTGSGMGCPDWPKCFGHYIPPTEISELQWQPDTPFKKGQIIIVDQTLQVAVEDFNTGSSFDRSKWKTYTKHDYAEFNAAHTWIEYINRLFGALAGLATLALAIFSLKLLKTNKKITFLSWLVVFGMGFQAWLGATVVYSLLEPVKITVHMVMALVIVAFILYIIHETKPLAERPKTHKNIVPLLWLVLALTIIQVVLGTQVRQFVDDRIDLLGEAAKDQWLTNANWQFYVHRTFSIIVVLLNLLLAQRIYKYKLHFLKINWVLAFLSIEVISGIAMYYFDFPFGSQTVHLVLASLLFGVQFYLLLEALSAKRSYKSS; from the coding sequence ATGCAAAAAAAATTCAGACAAGTTGCGAAAGTAGCTTTGGTTCTCGTGTATTTCGTCATTATTGCCGGTGCCGTAGTACGTATGACCGGCAGTGGTATGGGCTGTCCGGACTGGCCCAAATGTTTTGGACATTATATTCCCCCGACAGAAATTTCAGAGTTGCAATGGCAACCCGATACCCCATTTAAAAAGGGCCAAATTATCATTGTTGACCAAACCCTTCAAGTTGCAGTGGAAGATTTTAATACCGGTTCTTCCTTTGACCGGTCGAAATGGAAAACCTACACAAAGCACGATTACGCCGAATTTAACGCTGCCCATACTTGGATCGAATATATTAATCGTCTTTTCGGGGCCTTGGCCGGTTTAGCTACCCTTGCCCTAGCTATTTTCTCGCTCAAGCTGTTGAAAACGAACAAAAAAATAACCTTTTTATCTTGGTTGGTGGTCTTCGGAATGGGATTTCAGGCGTGGCTGGGTGCCACTGTAGTCTATTCCCTTTTAGAGCCTGTAAAGATCACCGTGCATATGGTCATGGCCTTGGTAATCGTAGCGTTTATCCTCTATATTATACATGAGACCAAGCCCCTGGCCGAACGACCCAAAACGCATAAAAACATAGTACCGCTTTTATGGCTTGTATTGGCCTTGACCATAATTCAGGTAGTATTGGGCACCCAGGTCAGGCAATTTGTCGACGACCGTATAGACCTCCTTGGCGAAGCGGCAAAAGACCAATGGTTGACGAATGCCAACTGGCAATTTTACGTACATCGGACCTTTTCTATAATAGTTGTCTTGCTCAACCTATTATTGGCACAACGTATCTACAAGTACAAACTTCATTTTTTAAAGATCAATTGGGTATTGGCCTTTTTGTCTATTGAGGTCATTTCGGGCATTGCCATGTATTACTTTGATTTTCCGTTCGGTTCACAAACGGTTCATCTTGTATTGGCAAGCTTACTTTTTGGGGTTCAGTTTTATTTGCTTTTAGAGGCTTTAAGTGCCAAAAGAAGCTATAAATCTTCGTAA
- a CDS encoding OmpA family protein: protein MSILPIHKLVPLLLLFLGAYGHSQINKKEGDTDNFDHYAYMQNIESYPSLLKKGYDEITIYKKLGNANYHNANYDVATFWYEKLLENDEIAISPDYLYRYALALKSIKRYEDSHHWMEKFKKIKKNDIRASLYADNTDYLKEIQIPKEQYTIKNLIDLNSEESDFAPSYLSGNLVFTTARDLDVQTYNKLPYLNLYQTEIKEDGQTGKASGLSETLNTKANESSTAFSKDGKTVYFTRNNFSKKSFKRDKNGISRLKIYRSRLTDGTWSEPEDLPFNNSNYSVAHPSLSSDGTKLYFASDMPGGMGASDIYVVDILSNGKFGEPKNLGKLINTEEKETFPFISDSGILYFASNGHPGLGGLDIFKIDINKNDKVSNMGSPINSPDDDFSLVMDASGEIGYFASNRKGGIGNDDIYILKRSDSDCFTFIEGIARDKDTDKPLAETLIEAFAHDGETLSQTVTASDGSYTLRIPCQKEQYQLSGTKEGYEASNLYMLTPKDKKQVQDVHLELEQSTKVADLGSDLVKLLELTPIYFDLNSSYLRKDAYAELDKVVDYMSKRPDIKIAVGSHTDSREGDAYNLWLSRRRAMRTVEYITSKGIDPSRISGKGYGETQLLNRCANGVKCSESEHQLNRRSEFIVIEK from the coding sequence ATGAGCATCCTGCCAATACATAAGCTAGTTCCGCTTCTTTTGCTCTTTTTGGGTGCTTACGGCCATTCCCAAATAAACAAGAAAGAAGGCGACACGGATAATTTTGACCACTATGCCTATATGCAAAATATTGAATCATATCCATCCCTATTAAAAAAAGGATATGACGAAATTACCATTTATAAAAAGCTGGGCAATGCCAATTACCACAACGCCAACTATGACGTAGCCACCTTCTGGTACGAAAAACTTCTTGAAAACGATGAGATCGCCATCTCACCCGACTACCTCTATCGCTATGCCCTTGCCCTTAAATCGATAAAAAGATATGAAGACTCGCACCATTGGATGGAAAAGTTCAAAAAGATAAAGAAGAATGACATCCGCGCCAGTCTTTATGCCGACAATACGGATTATTTAAAGGAAATACAGATTCCAAAAGAACAATACACCATAAAAAACCTGATCGACCTCAACTCTGAGGAATCTGATTTTGCCCCCTCATACCTTTCGGGGAATTTAGTCTTTACCACGGCCAGAGATCTCGATGTACAGACATACAATAAATTACCCTACCTTAATTTATACCAAACGGAAATTAAGGAAGATGGCCAAACAGGAAAAGCTTCGGGACTTTCAGAAACCTTGAACACCAAAGCCAATGAATCTTCTACCGCGTTTTCAAAAGACGGCAAAACGGTTTATTTCACTAGAAACAACTTCTCTAAAAAATCGTTTAAAAGAGATAAAAACGGAATAAGTAGGCTAAAAATATACAGGTCTCGGCTTACCGATGGTACTTGGAGCGAACCGGAAGACCTTCCCTTTAACAACTCTAATTATTCGGTAGCCCACCCCTCTTTAAGTAGTGACGGTACCAAGCTCTATTTTGCATCCGACATGCCCGGAGGTATGGGCGCATCTGATATTTATGTAGTGGATATACTATCCAATGGCAAGTTCGGGGAGCCCAAAAACCTAGGTAAACTTATCAATACGGAGGAAAAGGAAACTTTTCCGTTCATTTCCGATTCGGGTATACTATACTTCGCTTCCAATGGACATCCGGGCCTTGGAGGTCTCGATATCTTTAAAATAGACATCAACAAAAACGATAAGGTCTCCAATATGGGAAGCCCCATTAATAGTCCTGATGACGACTTTTCACTGGTAATGGACGCATCTGGCGAAATCGGCTATTTCGCTTCAAACCGAAAAGGGGGTATTGGCAATGACGATATTTATATCTTAAAGCGAAGTGATTCGGATTGTTTCACCTTTATTGAAGGAATCGCCCGTGACAAGGACACCGATAAGCCCCTGGCCGAGACCTTAATAGAAGCATTTGCCCATGACGGGGAAACCCTGTCGCAGACGGTAACGGCTTCGGATGGTTCCTACACCTTACGCATACCCTGTCAAAAGGAACAATACCAGCTGTCAGGCACCAAGGAAGGTTATGAAGCGTCCAACCTATATATGCTCACCCCTAAAGACAAAAAACAGGTTCAAGATGTCCATTTAGAGCTAGAACAATCGACCAAGGTGGCCGATTTAGGTTCCGACTTGGTCAAACTCTTGGAGCTCACTCCCATCTATTTTGACCTGAACAGTTCTTACTTACGGAAAGATGCCTATGCGGAACTGGACAAGGTGGTCGATTATATGAGTAAAAGACCCGATATAAAAATAGCCGTAGGTTCACATACCGATAGCCGGGAAGGGGATGCATACAATTTATGGCTCTCTAGGCGAAGGGCCATGAGAACGGTCGAGTATATTACATCGAAAGGAATCGACCCCTCTCGCATTTCAGGTAAAGGCTATGGGGAAACCCAATTATTGAACCGATGTGCCAACGGTGTCAAGTGCTCGGAAAGTGAACATCAGCTGAACCGACGTTCTGAATTCATCGTCATAGAAAAATAA
- a CDS encoding PorP/SprF family type IX secretion system membrane protein yields the protein MKSTITKILFLLCTMPFCFGQQDAQFTQYMYNTLSVNPAYAGSREALGVSVLHRSQWVGLDGAPSTQTFNIQSPYKDKMGLGLSIVHDEIGNNTNQNTSFDVAFSYSVQTSEKYKLSFGVTAGGHLLNVDFNKLRNYSASLAPSVENELYKKFSPNIGAGVYFHSNKFYVGLSVPGLLETEHFQNPDDEGSVIASERMNFYLISGYVFDLNPTLKFKPAYLIKAVAGAPLQVDLSANFLINEKFTLGAAYRLDAAISALFGFQMGKKLMLGLAYDREISELGGTQFNDGSFEIFLRYEFIKNNKIDLTPRFF from the coding sequence ATGAAAAGTACAATAACAAAAATCTTGTTTTTACTCTGTACGATGCCATTCTGCTTCGGCCAGCAAGACGCGCAATTCACTCAGTACATGTATAATACATTGTCAGTGAATCCGGCCTATGCAGGTTCTAGGGAGGCGCTCGGTGTTTCTGTATTGCATAGATCGCAATGGGTTGGCCTTGATGGGGCCCCTAGCACACAAACCTTTAACATTCAAAGTCCTTATAAGGATAAAATGGGATTAGGACTTTCCATTGTTCACGATGAGATAGGAAACAACACCAACCAAAACACAAGCTTCGATGTTGCTTTTTCATACAGCGTTCAGACCTCTGAGAAATACAAACTCTCTTTCGGGGTGACAGCTGGCGGACACTTATTGAACGTTGATTTCAATAAGTTGCGAAACTACAGTGCAAGTCTCGCGCCCTCGGTAGAAAACGAACTGTATAAAAAGTTCTCCCCCAATATCGGTGCCGGGGTTTACTTTCACTCCAACAAGTTTTACGTGGGCCTCTCGGTGCCCGGTCTGTTAGAGACCGAACACTTTCAAAACCCTGATGACGAAGGTTCCGTAATAGCTTCCGAACGAATGAACTTTTACTTGATTTCCGGATATGTCTTCGACCTTAACCCTACTTTAAAATTCAAGCCTGCATACCTTATAAAAGCGGTCGCCGGGGCCCCACTCCAAGTTGACCTATCCGCTAATTTCTTGATCAATGAAAAATTCACCTTAGGAGCGGCATATAGATTAGATGCGGCAATAAGTGCCTTATTCGGGTTTCAAATGGGGAAAAAACTCATGCTCGGGCTGGCCTATGACCGCGAAATATCGGAATTGGGCGGCACCCAATTCAATGATGGTTCCTTTGAAATATTCCTTAGATATGAATTTATCAAGAACAATAAAATTGACCTAACCCCAAGATTTTTCTAA